A genomic segment from Nicotiana tabacum cultivar K326 chromosome 7, ASM71507v2, whole genome shotgun sequence encodes:
- the LOC107805365 gene encoding large ribosomal subunit protein uL11m-like, whose translation MATLKEILTRRPISATIRLTVDAGAAKPGPPVGPALGQYKLNSMAFCKDFNARTQKFKSGTPMAVTITAFKDGTFEFTVKSPSVTWYLKQAAGIELGSGRPGHVTASTLTLKHVYEIAKIKQSDPFCQYMPLESICKSIIGTANSMGIKVQKELD comes from the coding sequence ATGGCGACGCTAAAAGAGATCTTAACACGCCGCCCTATCTCAGCCACGATCCGTCTCACCGTCGATGCGGGTGCAGCTAAGCCCGGACCACCAGTAGGCCCCGCCCTGGGTCAATACAAACTCAACTCCATGGCTTTCTGCAAGGACTTCAATGCTCGGACCCAGAAGTTCAAGAGCGGTACACCCATGGCCGTAACCATTACGGCGTTCAAGGATGGTACTTTCGAGTTCACCGTTAAGTCTCCTTCAGTTACTTGGTACCTAAAGCAGGCTGCTGGAATTGAGCTGGGAAGTGGCCGCCCTGGTCATGTAACGGCGTCAACTCTAACCCTAAAGCACGTTTATGAAATTGCTAAAATCAAACAGAGTGATCCGTTTTGCCAGTACATGCCCTTGGAGTCGATTTGTAAGTCTATTATTGGGACGGCGAATTCTATGGGGATTAAAGTGCAGAAAGAGCTGGATTAA